The following proteins come from a genomic window of Lycium ferocissimum isolate CSIRO_LF1 chromosome 4, AGI_CSIRO_Lferr_CH_V1, whole genome shotgun sequence:
- the LOC132052146 gene encoding protein ROOT PRIMORDIUM DEFECTIVE 1, translating into MHIFLSISRKLLHLKSTSWIPTVFLLSPKQMSQSTSIPRNQQRIRDHGYDDYMEVEKKTRKVTKFQELLLSQPNSMIAISRLDMLARRFGFKQYEAGKFILKFPHVFEVFEHPVQRILYCRLTRKAMLQIEQEKQALLAQVHDQAVTRLRKLLMLSNTGRLRLEHVRIARKEFGLPDDFEFSVVLKYPKYFRLFDAKETRNKYIEVVERDPKLAVCAVENVREREYREKGGEEENVRFSFRVNFPPGFKIGKYYKIAVWKWQRLPYWLPYEDISGYDLRSLEAQKRMEKRAVATIHELLSLTVEKKITLERIAHFRLAMDLPKKLKDFLLQHQGIFYISTRGNMGKLHTVFLREAYRKGELIEPNELYLARRRLAELVLLSPRKAVVDKRLVNYRTQRDDDEIVDYVENEGEHSTTQETVREDVGGESQDSDDDCSIDSEEEVNNDDAEDTRVAD; encoded by the coding sequence ATGCACATTTTCCtttcaatttcaagaaaactattACACTTAAAATCCACATCATGGATTCCTACAGTTTTCCTACTATCCCCAAAACAAATGTCACAGTCAACTTCCATACCAAGAAACCAACAACGTATTCGCGACCACGGGTACGATGATTACATGGAAGTGGAAAAGAAAACTCGCAAAGTAacgaaatttcaagaattactTCTTTCTCAACCAAATTCAATGATTGCCATTTCTCGTCTTGATATGCTTGCACGTCGTTTTGGGTTCAAACAATATGAAGCAGGCAAGTTTATTCTCAAATTCCCACATGTTTTCGAGGTATTCGAACATCCAGTTCAAAGAATACTATATTGTAGGCTTACCCGTAAAGCAATGCTTCAaattgagcaagaaaaacaagccCTTTTAGCTCAAGTGCATGATCAAGCTGTTACCCGTTTACGAAAGCTTTTAATGCTTTCGAATACGGGTAGATTAAGGTTAGAACATGTTAGGATTGCTAGGAAAGAATTTGGTTTACCTGATGATTTTGAGTTTTCTGTTGTTTTGAAGTATCCTAAGTATTTTAGATTGTTTGATGCTAAAGAGACTAGGAATAAGTACATTGAGGTTGTTGAAAGAGACCCGAAATTAGCTGTTTGTGCTGTGGAGAATGTTAGGGAGAGGGAGTATAGAGAAAAGGGCGGTGAAGAAGAGAATGTGCGGTTTTCGTTTAGAGTGAATTTCCCACCAGGTTTCAAGATTGGGAAGTATTATAAGATTGCTGTTTGGAAATGGCAAAGGTTGCCTTATTGGTTGCCGTATGAGGATATCTCTGGTTATGATTTGAGGTCACTCGAGGCACAAAAGAGGATGGAAAAGAGAGCAGTTGCAACTATTCATGAATTGTTGTCGTTGACAGTTGAAAAGAAGATTACTTTGGAGAGAATCGCACATTTTAGGTTGGCGATGGATTTGCCGAAGAAGCTGAAAGACTTTCTCCTACAGCATCAGGGAATATTTTATATTTCGACGAGGGGAAATATGGGGAAATTGCATACGGTGTTTCTCAGGGAGGCTTATAGAAAGGGAGAGTTAATTGAGCCAAATGAATTGTATCTCGCTAGGAGAAGGCTGGCTGAATTGGTTTTGCTGAGTCCAAGGAAAGCCGTTGTGGATAAAAGATTGGTTAATTATAGAACACAAAGAGATGATGATGAAATAGTTGACTATGTTGAGAATGAAGGAGAGCATTCAACCACTCAAGAGACAGTTAGAGAAGATGTGGGAGGAGAAAGTCAGGACTCTGATGATGATTGCAGTATTGACTCTGAGGAGgaagtcaataatgatgatgCAGAGGACACTCGTGTCGCTGACTAA